A region from the Metopolophium dirhodum isolate CAU chromosome 9, ASM1992520v1, whole genome shotgun sequence genome encodes:
- the LOC132952828 gene encoding uncharacterized protein LOC132952828, with translation MLEMKCLLIISLVVFVTVVISDTGKPLFLPNLPVGKYRLNFLALLRCTSARLNNKIKYELYLGKKSANTTEFLGNITHLVPFDDSLNLEFDMARKDSVGGWKNNDFVYKSPKGCTTLKTFFGGAWTSIMDGLGIYNATCPIPVGFYKGSGLDTADFMLTNFPKTFFYGTYRFTIYFTKNNEVYGCFTLVVEVKRPWELD, from the exons ATGTTAGAGATGAAGTGTTTGTTAATAATTAGTCTTGTGGTTTTTGTAACTGTTGTTATTTCAGATACAGGTAAACCTTTGTTTTTACCAAACTTGCCAGTT GGTAAATACCGGCTTAATTTTTTAGCACTGCTTCGTTGTACTTCTGCCCGgctgaataataaaataaaatatgaattgtacCTTGGTAAAAAATCTGCCAACACCACAGAATTTCTAGGAAACATAACACATTTAGTACCATTTGATGATTCCTTGAAT TTGGAATTCGATATGGCGAGAAAAGATTCTGTTGGTGGTTGgaagaataatgattttgtttataaatcacCCAAAGGTTGCACGACACTTAAAACGTTCTTTGGAGGTGCTTGGACTTCAATTATGGATGGTCTAGGAATCTACAATGCCACTTGTCCTATTCCCGTG GGTTTTTATAAAGGATCTGGCTTAGATACTGCTGATTTCATGTTAACCAATTTTCCcaagacatttttttacggAACATACAGATTCactatttattttaccaaaaacaaTGAAGTCTATGGTTGTTTTACTTTAGTTGTAGAGGTGAAGCGACCTTGGGAACTTGATTAA